In a genomic window of Azospirillum lipoferum 4B:
- a CDS encoding helix-turn-helix domain-containing protein, producing MEKKAMLGPKVRRLRRDHGLTQAQMAEQLGISPSYLNLIEHNQRPVTVPLLLKLGQQFGVDLQAFAEDEESRLVAGLREVFADPLFDGSDIKNQDFRELAAVAPTLGQAVVALYRGFRGARDDLQALAERVADREKLHLVQSAGFPQDEVRDLFQTHSNHFPDLEAAAESLWQDGKLERGDLYRGLVDWLNTQHSVRVRLLPSEVMGYAVRRFDRHSRRILLSEMLAPSGRTFQLACQIALLRHRDLLNGIVESANLSGDEARRLARIGLANYFAAAVLMPYARFHEAATQVRYDIEILRRRFDASFEQVCHRLTTLHRSGAKGVPFFFMRVDSAGNVSKRFSGAGFHFARFGGGCPRWIVYEAFRTPGKIHSQMAEMPDGTAYFSIARTVVKAGGGHRSPPQQFAVALGCDVQHAAQVTYADGFDLSNTDAATPIGVNCRLCPRLDCSQRAFPPLNHRLIVDENLRGLSPYLFAPPSAE from the coding sequence ATGGAAAAGAAGGCGATGCTGGGTCCGAAGGTCCGCCGCCTGCGCCGCGACCACGGCCTGACCCAGGCGCAGATGGCGGAGCAGCTGGGTATCTCCCCCAGCTATCTGAATCTGATCGAGCACAATCAGCGCCCGGTGACGGTGCCGCTGCTGCTGAAGCTGGGCCAGCAATTCGGCGTCGATCTGCAGGCCTTCGCCGAGGATGAGGAAAGCCGGCTGGTCGCCGGCCTGCGCGAAGTGTTCGCCGATCCGCTGTTCGACGGCTCCGACATCAAGAACCAGGATTTCCGCGAACTGGCGGCGGTGGCGCCGACGCTGGGTCAGGCGGTGGTGGCGCTCTATCGCGGCTTCCGCGGGGCGCGCGACGACCTGCAGGCGCTGGCGGAGCGGGTGGCCGACCGCGAGAAGCTGCATCTGGTGCAGAGCGCCGGCTTCCCCCAGGACGAGGTGCGCGACCTGTTCCAGACCCATTCCAACCATTTCCCCGACCTGGAGGCGGCGGCCGAAAGCCTGTGGCAGGACGGCAAGCTGGAACGCGGCGACCTCTATCGCGGTCTGGTCGACTGGCTGAACACCCAGCACAGCGTGCGCGTCCGTTTGCTGCCGTCGGAGGTGATGGGCTATGCCGTCCGCCGCTTCGACCGCCACAGCCGGCGCATCCTGCTGTCGGAGATGCTGGCGCCGTCGGGCCGCACCTTCCAGCTGGCCTGCCAGATCGCGCTGTTGCGTCACCGCGACCTGCTGAACGGCATCGTCGAGTCCGCCAACCTGTCCGGCGACGAGGCGCGGCGGCTGGCCCGCATCGGGCTGGCGAACTATTTCGCCGCGGCGGTGCTGATGCCCTACGCCCGCTTCCACGAGGCGGCGACCCAGGTCCGCTACGACATCGAGATCCTGCGGCGGCGCTTCGACGCGTCGTTCGAGCAGGTCTGCCATCGGCTGACCACCCTGCACCGGTCGGGGGCCAAGGGCGTGCCCTTCTTCTTCATGCGGGTGGACAGCGCCGGCAACGTGTCCAAGCGCTTTTCCGGCGCCGGTTTCCATTTCGCCCGCTTCGGCGGCGGCTGTCCGCGCTGGATCGTCTACGAGGCGTTCCGCACGCCGGGCAAGATCCACAGCCAGATGGCGGAAATGCCGGACGGCACCGCCTATTTCTCCATCGCCCGCACGGTGGTGAAGGCCGGCGGCGGCCACCGCAGCCCGCCGCAGCAATTCGCCGTCGCGCTGGGGTGCGACGTCCAGCATGCGGCTCAAGTCACCTATGCGGACGGGTTCGACCTGTCCAACACCGACGCGGCGACCCCGATCGGGGTGAATTGCCGGCTCTGCCCGCGGCTCGACTGCTCGCAGCGGGCGTTTCCGCCGCTGAATCATCGGCTTATCGTCGACGAGAACCTGCGCGGCTTGTCGCCCTACCTGTTCGCGCCGCCCAGTGCGGAATGA
- the aceA gene encoding isocitrate lyase, with product MSLDEKTKAAIHAARYEGIRRDYTMDDVKRLSGSVKIEYTLAELGARRMWELLNTEPYINTLGALTGNQAMQAVKAGLKAIYLSGWQVAGDANTAGQMYPDQSLYPVNSVPAVVERINNAFKRADEIQTSEGKGDTYWFAPIIADAEAGFGGPLNAFELMKSMIKAGAAGVHWEDQLASEKKCGHLGGKVLIPTQQHIRTLNAARLAADVCGTSTLVIARTDAESAQLITSDIDERDHPFIDFDAGRTTEGFFRLKKGMGVDHCIARGLSYAPYSDLMWWETSKPNLDEARRFAEAVHKQFPGKMLAYNCSPSFNWKANLDDATIAKYQRELGAMGYKFQFVTLAGFHSLNYSAFTLAKGYAERGMAAYSELQQAEFAAEKDGYTATKHQREVGTGYFDAVATAISGGTSSTTAYKDSTEADQFH from the coding sequence ATGTCGCTCGACGAAAAGACCAAGGCCGCCATCCACGCCGCCCGCTACGAGGGCATCCGCCGCGACTACACCATGGACGACGTCAAGCGTCTGAGCGGCTCGGTCAAGATCGAGTACACGCTGGCCGAGCTGGGCGCGCGGCGCATGTGGGAACTGCTGAACACCGAGCCCTACATCAACACGCTGGGCGCGCTGACCGGCAACCAGGCGATGCAGGCGGTCAAGGCCGGCCTGAAGGCCATCTACCTGTCGGGCTGGCAGGTCGCCGGCGACGCCAACACGGCCGGCCAGATGTACCCGGACCAGAGCCTGTATCCGGTCAACTCGGTCCCGGCGGTGGTCGAGCGCATCAACAACGCCTTCAAGCGCGCCGACGAGATCCAGACCTCCGAGGGCAAGGGCGACACCTACTGGTTCGCGCCGATCATCGCGGATGCCGAGGCCGGCTTCGGCGGCCCGCTGAACGCCTTCGAGCTGATGAAGTCGATGATCAAGGCCGGTGCCGCCGGCGTGCACTGGGAAGACCAGCTGGCTTCGGAAAAGAAGTGCGGCCATCTCGGCGGCAAGGTCCTGATCCCGACGCAGCAGCACATCCGCACGCTGAACGCCGCCCGTCTGGCCGCCGACGTCTGCGGCACCTCGACCCTGGTGATCGCCCGCACCGACGCGGAGTCGGCGCAGCTCATCACCTCGGACATCGACGAGCGTGACCATCCCTTCATCGATTTCGACGCCGGCCGCACCACCGAGGGCTTCTTCCGCCTGAAGAAGGGCATGGGCGTCGATCACTGCATCGCCCGCGGCCTGTCCTACGCGCCGTATTCGGACCTGATGTGGTGGGAGACCTCCAAGCCGAACCTGGACGAGGCGCGCCGCTTCGCCGAGGCCGTGCACAAGCAGTTCCCCGGCAAGATGCTGGCCTACAACTGCTCGCCGTCCTTCAACTGGAAGGCCAACCTGGACGACGCCACCATCGCCAAGTACCAGCGCGAGCTGGGCGCCATGGGCTACAAGTTCCAGTTCGTCACGCTGGCCGGCTTCCACAGCCTGAACTACTCGGCCTTCACGCTCGCCAAGGGTTACGCCGAGCGCGGCATGGCCGCCTACTCCGAACTGCAGCAGGCCGAGTTCGCGGCCGAGAAGGACGGTTACACCGCCACCAAGCACCAGCGCGAAGTCGGCACCGGCTACTTCGACGCGGTCGCCACGGCGATCTCCGGCGGCACCTCCTCGACCACCGCGTACAAGGACTCCACCGAGGCTGACCAGTTCCATTGA
- a CDS encoding DJ-1/PfpI family protein, with protein sequence MDQSLAGKSIAILVSNGFEEAEMTEPQRALIKTGANLRTISTETGLVNGWHGKSWGHYFPVDKHLSEALGADFDMLLLPGGERSVAKLQQSAHTRRIVGHFLDAGKPIAAIDQGIQLLAIPGKLRGRLLAAPEAYRADLTAAGGRISDEALVVDDVTVSALGQDQLNEFVEAVVKLFTELGSVRKAA encoded by the coding sequence ATGGATCAATCGCTCGCAGGAAAGTCCATCGCCATCCTCGTCTCCAACGGCTTCGAAGAAGCGGAGATGACCGAGCCGCAACGCGCCCTGATCAAGACCGGCGCAAACCTGCGGACCATCTCCACCGAGACGGGTCTGGTCAACGGCTGGCACGGCAAGTCCTGGGGCCATTACTTCCCGGTGGACAAGCATCTGAGCGAGGCGCTGGGCGCCGACTTCGACATGCTGCTGCTGCCGGGCGGTGAGCGCAGCGTGGCGAAGCTGCAGCAGTCGGCCCACACCCGCCGCATCGTCGGCCATTTCCTGGATGCCGGCAAGCCGATCGCCGCCATCGACCAGGGCATCCAGCTGCTGGCCATCCCCGGCAAGCTGCGCGGCCGCCTGCTGGCCGCCCCGGAAGCCTACCGCGCCGACCTGACCGCCGCCGGCGGCCGGATCAGCGACGAGGCCCTGGTCGTCGACGACGTCACGGTCTCGGCGCTCGGCCAGGACCAGCTGAACGAGTTCGTCGAAGCGGTGGTGAAGCTGTTCACCGAGCTGGGTTCCGTTCGCAAGGCCGCCTGA
- a CDS encoding methyl-accepting chemotaxis protein, whose translation MAKFRAFGRLTIRAKIIVAVLGTVVMAGAFGLFTLSRLEILNNAAETMRSRSLPATQLAAQLTSAAQSHRIAEAAYALATNEMQVNQAEKGWTDAVADVTARRQEAGTRFTAGEGAARLAAFDEAWTAYAAAADRVRAQARDGNAQSAVSVFKRPSAVAFARVQEALDALVDGTMADAGAVADQGAEVYRSAHGMVLGGVTLCTLLALGFGVVLVRGISRPILDVASALERLAARDFSVSFEEGRRDEIGRMATAARVFRDTMLDTERLQQEQERLKTAAAEERRRELRTLADGFEATVKRLVEALSASTAEMAAASAAMAEGAAETARHSDAVSSAAGRASANVDNVAAATAELSASFAGIARLVADSAGIAADATRDAERSTAVMGSLAEAAEEIGKVVDMISGIAGQTNLLALNATIEAARAGEAGKGFAVVASEVKQLAGQTAKATAEIQARIAEIQSASGTAVDTIGAVTRTIARINEIAAEVAAAVEQQSAAVGEIAANIQDAADGTRSVSANIAAVTAAAASAEQASGAMVRSVDTVHDDAGRMRQEVDGFLGALRAS comes from the coding sequence ATGGCTAAATTTCGTGCATTCGGGCGCCTCACCATCCGCGCCAAGATCATCGTCGCCGTGCTGGGCACCGTGGTGATGGCCGGCGCCTTCGGCCTGTTCACGCTCAGCCGGCTGGAAATTCTAAACAATGCTGCCGAAACCATGCGCAGCCGGTCGCTGCCGGCGACCCAGCTGGCCGCTCAACTGACCTCCGCCGCGCAGAGTCATCGCATCGCCGAAGCCGCCTATGCGCTCGCCACCAACGAGATGCAGGTGAACCAGGCGGAAAAGGGCTGGACCGACGCGGTGGCCGATGTCACGGCCCGCCGGCAGGAGGCCGGCACCCGCTTCACCGCCGGGGAAGGGGCGGCGCGGCTTGCGGCATTCGACGAGGCCTGGACCGCCTATGCCGCCGCCGCCGACCGGGTGCGCGCCCAGGCCCGCGACGGCAACGCCCAGTCCGCCGTCAGCGTCTTCAAACGGCCCAGCGCCGTCGCCTTCGCCCGCGTGCAGGAGGCGTTGGATGCGCTGGTCGACGGCACGATGGCCGATGCCGGCGCCGTCGCCGACCAGGGGGCGGAGGTCTACCGCAGCGCCCACGGCATGGTGCTGGGCGGGGTGACGCTGTGCACCCTGCTGGCGCTGGGCTTCGGCGTCGTGCTGGTGCGCGGCATCTCGCGCCCGATCCTCGACGTGGCGAGCGCCCTGGAGCGGCTGGCCGCCCGCGACTTTTCCGTCAGTTTCGAGGAAGGCCGCCGCGACGAGATCGGCCGGATGGCGACCGCCGCCCGCGTCTTCCGCGACACCATGCTCGACACCGAACGCCTCCAGCAGGAGCAGGAACGGCTGAAGACCGCCGCCGCCGAGGAGCGCCGCCGCGAGTTGCGCACGCTCGCCGACGGATTCGAGGCGACGGTGAAGCGGCTTGTCGAAGCGCTGTCGGCCTCCACCGCCGAGATGGCCGCCGCCTCCGCTGCGATGGCCGAGGGCGCGGCCGAGACGGCGCGCCATTCCGACGCGGTGTCGTCGGCCGCCGGCCGCGCCTCGGCCAATGTCGACAACGTCGCCGCCGCCACTGCCGAGCTGTCGGCCAGCTTCGCCGGCATCGCCCGTCTGGTCGCCGATTCCGCCGGCATCGCCGCCGACGCCACCCGCGACGCCGAACGCAGCACCGCCGTGATGGGCAGCCTCGCCGAAGCGGCGGAGGAGATCGGCAAGGTGGTGGACATGATTTCCGGCATCGCCGGCCAGACCAATCTGCTGGCGCTCAACGCCACCATCGAAGCGGCCCGCGCCGGCGAGGCCGGCAAGGGCTTCGCCGTCGTCGCCAGCGAGGTCAAGCAGCTCGCCGGCCAGACGGCGAAGGCCACCGCCGAGATCCAGGCCCGCATCGCCGAGATCCAGAGCGCATCCGGCACCGCGGTCGACACCATCGGCGCCGTCACCCGCACCATCGCCCGCATCAACGAGATCGCCGCCGAGGTCGCCGCCGCGGTGGAGCAGCAGTCCGCCGCCGTGGGCGAGATCGCCGCCAACATCCAGGACGCCGCCGACGGCACCCGCAGCGTCTCCGCCAACATCGCCGCCGTCACCGCCGCCGCCGCATCCGCCGAACAGGCCAGCGGCGCGATGGTGCGCTCGGTGGATACGGTGCATGACGACGCCGGACGGATGCGGCAGGAGGTGGACGGGTTCCTGGGGGCGCTGCGGGCGTCGTAG
- a CDS encoding prephenate/arogenate dehydrogenase family protein translates to MVTTDTAPLFDRVAIVGIGLIGSSLARALAEYGIARQVVCADRNPEACAKALELGIVAEATTDLAAALAGADLVVLATPVGSFATVGEAIGPLLKRGTIVTDVGSVKQATLRDIGPHLPDGVHLIPGHPVAGTEHSGPEAGFATLFQGRWCILTPATGADRQALARVTEMWRRVGSTVEIMEASHHDRVLAITSHLPHLIAYTIVGTASDLEEDTKSEVIKFSAGGFRDFTRIAASDPVMWRDIFLNNREAVLEILQRFTEDLTALQRSIRWGEGEQLQDHFTKTRAVRRGIIDAKQA, encoded by the coding sequence ATGGTCACCACCGACACCGCACCTCTGTTCGACCGCGTCGCCATCGTCGGCATCGGTCTGATCGGCTCCTCCCTGGCGCGGGCGCTGGCGGAGTATGGGATCGCGCGGCAGGTCGTCTGCGCCGACCGCAACCCGGAGGCCTGCGCCAAGGCGCTGGAGCTGGGCATCGTGGCGGAGGCCACCACCGATCTGGCGGCGGCGCTTGCCGGTGCGGATCTGGTGGTGCTGGCGACCCCGGTCGGCAGCTTCGCCACGGTGGGCGAGGCCATCGGGCCGTTGCTGAAGCGCGGGACCATCGTCACCGATGTCGGTTCGGTCAAGCAGGCGACGCTGCGCGACATCGGGCCGCATCTGCCCGACGGCGTCCACCTGATCCCCGGCCATCCGGTGGCGGGCACCGAGCATTCCGGTCCCGAGGCCGGCTTCGCCACCCTGTTCCAGGGCCGCTGGTGCATCCTGACCCCGGCGACCGGCGCCGACCGCCAAGCGCTGGCGCGGGTGACGGAGATGTGGCGCCGCGTCGGCTCGACCGTGGAGATCATGGAGGCCAGCCACCACGACCGCGTGCTGGCGATCACCTCGCACCTGCCGCACCTGATCGCCTACACCATCGTCGGCACCGCGTCCGACCTGGAGGAGGACACCAAGTCCGAGGTCATCAAGTTCTCCGCCGGCGGCTTCCGCGACTTCACCCGCATCGCCGCCAGCGATCCGGTGATGTGGCGCGACATCTTCCTGAACAATCGCGAGGCGGTGCTGGAGATTCTGCAGCGGTTTACGGAAGATTTGACGGCGCTGCAGCGCTCCATCCGCTGGGGCGAGGGCGAGCAGCTGCAGGACCACTTCACCAAGACGCGGGCGGTGCGTCGGGGGATCATCGACGCCAAGCAGGCGTAG
- a CDS encoding hydrogen peroxide-inducible genes activator yields MKPLPTLRQLRYLVAVVDRCHFGQAAEACLVSQSTLSAGLQELEDLLGATLVERTRRSVLPTPLGREIAERARQLLKGAEELVEITRSAADPMSGALHLGVIPTIGPFLIPRVMPALREAFPRLRLYLREDQTARLLGQLNAGKLDAALLALPYPMGDLETEDIAEDRFSFVCPTGHRLSGGDPAQPVAVPSEDLLLLEDGHCLRDHAMAACALDATPHNTAFQGTSLHTLVQMVANGLGVTLLPQMAVDSGILRGLDLAVRPLAGDRPGRRIALAWRRTSGRKETFQRLAEALRAEMTRNDA; encoded by the coding sequence ATGAAACCGCTCCCCACCCTGCGCCAGCTCCGCTATCTCGTTGCCGTCGTCGACCGCTGCCATTTCGGGCAGGCGGCGGAGGCCTGCCTCGTCAGCCAGTCCACGCTCAGCGCCGGCCTGCAGGAATTGGAAGACCTGCTGGGTGCCACGCTGGTGGAGCGCACGCGCCGTTCGGTGCTGCCGACCCCGCTCGGCCGCGAGATCGCCGAACGGGCGCGCCAGCTGCTGAAGGGGGCGGAGGAGCTGGTGGAGATCACCCGCTCCGCCGCCGACCCGATGTCGGGCGCCCTGCATCTGGGGGTGATCCCGACCATCGGCCCCTTCCTGATCCCGCGCGTGATGCCGGCCCTGCGCGAGGCCTTCCCGCGCCTGCGCCTGTATCTGCGCGAGGACCAGACCGCCCGGCTGCTCGGCCAGCTGAATGCCGGCAAGCTCGACGCGGCTTTGCTCGCCTTGCCCTATCCGATGGGCGACCTGGAGACGGAGGACATCGCGGAGGACCGCTTCTCCTTCGTCTGCCCCACCGGCCACCGGCTGAGCGGCGGCGATCCGGCGCAGCCCGTCGCGGTTCCGTCGGAGGATTTGCTGCTGCTGGAGGATGGGCATTGCCTGCGCGACCATGCCATGGCCGCCTGCGCGCTGGACGCCACGCCGCACAACACCGCCTTCCAGGGCACCAGCCTGCACACGCTGGTGCAGATGGTGGCGAACGGGCTGGGGGTGACGCTGCTGCCGCAGATGGCGGTCGATTCGGGCATCCTGCGCGGGCTGGATCTGGCGGTGCGCCCGCTGGCCGGCGACCGTCCGGGGCGCCGCATCGCGCTGGCCTGGCGCCGCACCTCCGGCCGGAAGGAAACCTTCCAGCGGCTGGCCGAGGCGCTGCGGGCGGAGATGACGCGCAACGACGCTTGA